CGACGAATGACTTCGGCTACTTGCAGGTGGGTAGACAAAAGAATCTGGTCACTGCCGAGCTGGCGCGTCAATTTCTTGCCGATCGCCTGATTCAGGTCGGTGAGAAAGTTCTGACCCAATTGACCGACATCGCGTTCAACCAGGCTCAAATCCGTAGCTTTGACTACGCTCATGCGCTTGAGGGGGCGAGTCAGTACGACAATGGGGCGATACAAGCGCACTTCAGCGGGTACGAATACTGTCCACGGAGCGCTGCCGTCACAGCGCACGCGCGTAGTGACACGGCCCAGCGGCTGAGCTGGGCTCTCCAGCGTGGTGGTCAGCGGCTGATCACACAGCGGCAGGCGTAAGCGCGGGTCGAGGCGATTGACGCGAATCTCATGACGACCCTGAATTTCGCTACGCTGTAGATATTCAGTGGTCGCCTGCTCAAGAAAGGCCTCCGTGGCGCCGATAAGTTGTTCAGTGCTGGTGAAGGTCGCCGCCGCTGTAGCGCTGTAGCCGAGGATCGGCAAAGCGAGTAAAAAGGGCAAGGGCGCAAGGCACTTTGCCAGTAGCTGACGGAATGATGACGTTATTTGCTTCATAGGCAATGCAAAGCAAGCCCCGTGCCGCCTGCTAGGCTCAATGGGGTAGGCGTTACTAGACAAGAAGGAGTCCGGGCATGGCCGGGTTGATGGATTCGGTTAACCAGCGCACGCAGCTGGTGGGGCAGAACCGCTTGGAGTTGTTGTTGTTTCGCCTGGAA
The genomic region above belongs to Pseudomonas sediminis and contains:
- the flgA gene encoding flagellar basal body P-ring formation chaperone FlgA, producing MKQITSSFRQLLAKCLAPLPFLLALPILGYSATAAATFTSTEQLIGATEAFLEQATTEYLQRSEIQGRHEIRVNRLDPRLRLPLCDQPLTTTLESPAQPLGRVTTRVRCDGSAPWTVFVPAEVRLYRPIVVLTRPLKRMSVVKATDLSLVERDVGQLGQNFLTDLNQAIGKKLTRQLGSDQILLSTHLQVAEVIRRGDQVVISARGSTVNVRMPGEALTDGAPGEQINVRNLRSQRVVRARVVGPGQVEVSM